A part of Pirellulales bacterium genomic DNA contains:
- a CDS encoding tetratricopeptide repeat protein yields the protein MASLRAKLAAARQYQQTGRMAQAEQLYRQMLQQNSSQPDALQFLGLRAYERGEFEQALQLLQRAARHAPSNAYVRANLGAALQSLGRLDEAIACYRQSISINPNLAHAHNNLAVACKRLGRLDEAIQHAERAIRLRPDYAEAHSNLGNALRSVGRIDEALAQQLRAIELRPDYAEGQNNLGLVHMSRGDFTRAIECFHLAIRLKPTYADAYDSLGSALRSLGRETEAAEAYAKALELNPRFASAQNNLGALLHAAGRVAESVPYYQAALAIEPQHALAHQNLADAFHELDDLPRALAHYRQAERLRPSARLRMVMASLLPPVYSSIEQQIQARAQITSAIDQLVADGVQLDAERDTLPSLFYLAYQGDSVRCLLEKAARCYRPANVPLDVEPGAAGVDRPIRIGFISRLFKNHTIGRLNQGFIAELSRPLFDVTVVSRGHYEDDLARFIQGAADRTLEIPEQLAASAEMIRSLKLDVLFYTDVGMDPLVTSLAYRRLAPVQVVGWGHPVTTASPAMDYFLSNASLEPPGSEQEYTEQLVRLSRLPSYYYRPQLSGARRPRSAFGLPADGTLYMCPQSLFKFHPDFDALMGEILRRDPRARIVLVEAMQTRWNVTLRERFRAGLGPVSDRIVFVPRVSTSDFLHLLSHADVLLDPLHFGGGNTAYEGLGLGIPIVTLPGAYLRSRVTYGCYEQLGVRDCIATSAEEFVEQAVRLGTDGEWRRQVSNRILAARHELFEDRALMGEFEAFLLQAARQTPQRH from the coding sequence ATGGCCAGCCTGCGCGCAAAGCTTGCCGCCGCCCGTCAATACCAGCAAACCGGGCGGATGGCCCAGGCCGAGCAGCTCTACCGCCAGATGCTGCAGCAAAATTCGTCGCAGCCCGATGCCCTGCAGTTCCTGGGGCTCCGGGCCTACGAGCGCGGCGAGTTTGAACAGGCCCTGCAACTGCTCCAGCGCGCCGCGCGGCATGCGCCGTCGAATGCCTACGTCCGCGCGAACCTGGGTGCTGCCCTGCAGTCGCTCGGGCGACTCGACGAGGCCATTGCCTGCTATCGCCAGTCGATCTCGATTAATCCCAACCTGGCCCATGCCCATAACAACTTGGCCGTAGCGTGCAAACGGCTGGGGCGGCTCGACGAGGCGATCCAACACGCCGAGCGGGCCATTCGGCTGCGGCCCGATTATGCCGAGGCCCATAGCAACCTGGGCAACGCATTGCGCAGCGTCGGCCGTATCGACGAGGCACTCGCGCAGCAGTTACGGGCGATCGAGTTGCGACCCGACTATGCCGAGGGACAGAACAACCTCGGACTGGTCCACATGTCGCGCGGTGACTTCACCCGCGCGATCGAGTGCTTTCATCTGGCGATCCGCCTGAAACCCACGTACGCCGACGCCTATGACAGCCTGGGCTCGGCGCTGCGCAGCCTGGGGCGCGAAACCGAGGCCGCCGAGGCCTATGCCAAGGCTCTGGAGCTCAATCCCCGCTTTGCGTCGGCCCAAAACAATCTCGGGGCCTTGCTCCATGCGGCCGGCCGCGTGGCGGAATCGGTGCCTTACTATCAAGCCGCGCTGGCGATCGAACCCCAACACGCCTTGGCCCACCAGAACCTGGCCGACGCATTTCACGAGCTCGATGACCTGCCCCGGGCCCTCGCGCACTATCGCCAGGCGGAGCGGCTGCGGCCGTCGGCGCGGCTGCGGATGGTGATGGCCAGTTTGCTGCCGCCGGTCTACTCGTCGATCGAACAGCAAATCCAAGCGCGCGCGCAGATCACTTCGGCCATCGACCAGTTGGTCGCCGACGGTGTGCAACTCGACGCCGAGCGCGACACGCTCCCGTCGCTGTTTTACCTGGCCTATCAAGGCGACTCGGTGCGCTGCCTGCTCGAAAAGGCGGCGCGGTGTTACCGCCCTGCGAACGTACCGCTAGACGTGGAGCCAGGAGCGGCCGGCGTCGATCGTCCGATCCGGATCGGCTTCATCTCACGGTTGTTCAAGAACCATACGATCGGACGATTGAACCAGGGCTTCATCGCCGAACTGTCGCGCCCGCTGTTCGACGTCACGGTCGTTTCGCGCGGACACTACGAGGACGATCTGGCGCGCTTTATCCAGGGAGCTGCCGATCGGACGCTGGAAATCCCCGAACAACTCGCGGCCTCGGCCGAGATGATTCGTAGTTTGAAACTCGACGTCCTGTTCTATACGGACGTCGGTATGGACCCGCTGGTCACGTCCTTGGCCTACCGGCGGCTCGCGCCCGTGCAGGTCGTCGGTTGGGGCCATCCGGTCACCACCGCCAGTCCGGCGATGGACTATTTCCTCTCGAACGCCTCGCTGGAACCGCCGGGAAGCGAACAGGAATACACCGAACAATTGGTGCGACTCTCACGGCTGCCGTCGTATTACTACCGGCCGCAGCTCTCCGGCGCGCGGCGCCCACGCAGCGCATTCGGACTGCCGGCCGACGGCACGCTCTACATGTGCCCGCAAAGCCTGTTCAAATTCCACCCGGACTTCGATGCGCTGATGGGCGAGATTCTCCGCCGCGACCCGCGGGCGCGAATCGTCCTGGTCGAAGCCATGCAGACACGCTGGAACGTCACGCTGCGCGAACGCTTTCGGGCCGGGCTCGGTCCTGTGAGCGATCGGATCGTGTTTGTGCCGCGTGTCTCGACGAGCGATTTCTTGCATCTCCTCAGCCACGCCGACGTGCTGCTCGACCCGTTGCATTTCGGCGGCGGCAACACGGCCTACGAAGGGTTGGGGCTGGGGATCCCGATCGTCACGCTGCCAGGCGCCTATTTGCGATCACGCGTGACCTACGGCTGTTATGAGCAGTTGGGCGTGCGCGATTGCATTGCGACGTCCGCCGAAGAATTCGTCGAACAGGCCGTGCGGCTGGGAACCGACGGAGAATGGCGCCGCCAGGTGAGCAATCGCATTCTCGCGGCTCGCCACGAACTGTTCGAAGACCGCGCCTTGATGGGTGAGTTCGAGGCGTTCCTGTTGCAGGCCGCACGTCAAACTCCGCAGCGGCATTGA
- a CDS encoding methyltransferase domain-containing protein, whose product MDERAGPRTNLSELLLACTCPACAHHVAVPFYHGGHQPLTTLAWPRSSAAAAAMRRLPLDFVRCVDCGHVFNRAFDYTAVPYSDKPNLMFNRGRTWGTHLHRVATLMLAPLPAAPTIVEVGCGDAHLLRSLAELRPQGRYVGFDPHAVPDTRHHDAGIEVHAALFDPAVHMAEFRPDLIVSRHVLEHLTNPLGFLQSLAFAASWEGVETRLFIEVPCIDRALALGRTVDFFYEHNSHFTSQSFGRLLARCASQVELVERGYNDEVVYGLARFAPLLRQTQTAHEALAFARQAATASARVRDELTQLARSGQRIAIWGGTGKAAAFINQYALDAARFPLVVDSDADKAGTYVPGTGQEIRHRDYLLNHPVDVVLVATQWRVHDIALEMQRHGIQPRQILIEHQGRLIDFANGHHPYRPETPSPTPTRGQQAGPAPHLPTWSVESGNALA is encoded by the coding sequence ATGGACGAACGAGCTGGGCCGCGTACGAACCTCTCCGAGTTGTTGCTGGCCTGCACGTGCCCAGCGTGTGCGCACCATGTCGCGGTGCCTTTCTATCACGGTGGACACCAGCCGCTGACGACTCTGGCGTGGCCGCGCAGCAGCGCCGCCGCCGCAGCCATGCGGCGTCTGCCGCTCGACTTCGTCAGGTGCGTCGATTGCGGTCATGTCTTCAATCGCGCGTTCGACTACACGGCGGTACCCTATTCCGACAAACCCAATCTGATGTTCAATCGCGGACGCACCTGGGGCACCCATCTGCACCGCGTGGCCACCTTGATGCTGGCCCCCTTGCCCGCCGCGCCCACGATCGTCGAGGTCGGCTGCGGTGACGCGCACCTGCTGCGCTCGCTCGCCGAACTACGTCCCCAGGGACGCTATGTCGGATTCGATCCGCACGCGGTTCCCGACACGCGCCATCACGATGCCGGGATCGAAGTGCACGCCGCGTTGTTCGACCCGGCCGTGCACATGGCCGAATTCCGGCCCGACCTGATTGTGAGCCGGCACGTGCTCGAGCATCTGACCAACCCGCTGGGCTTTCTCCAGTCGCTGGCGTTTGCCGCGAGCTGGGAAGGAGTCGAAACGCGCCTGTTCATCGAGGTGCCGTGCATCGATCGAGCCCTGGCCCTGGGCCGGACGGTCGACTTCTTCTATGAGCACAACTCTCATTTCACCAGCCAATCGTTCGGCCGGCTGCTGGCGCGCTGTGCCTCGCAGGTCGAGCTCGTCGAGCGCGGCTACAACGACGAGGTCGTCTATGGCCTTGCCCGGTTCGCGCCGCTACTCAGGCAGACGCAAACCGCGCACGAAGCGTTGGCCTTTGCCCGGCAGGCCGCCACGGCCAGCGCGCGCGTTCGCGACGAGTTGACCCAACTGGCTCGGAGCGGTCAGCGCATCGCGATCTGGGGTGGCACCGGCAAAGCCGCGGCGTTCATCAACCAATACGCACTCGATGCCGCTCGCTTTCCGCTGGTCGTCGACTCCGATGCGGACAAGGCCGGGACCTACGTGCCCGGCACGGGCCAGGAGATCCGCCATCGCGATTACTTGCTGAACCACCCGGTCGACGTGGTGCTGGTCGCGACGCAGTGGCGCGTCCACGACATTGCGCTGGAGATGCAGCGACACGGGATTCAGCCGCGCCAGATCCTGATCGAACATCAGGGCCGGCTGATCGACTTTGCGAACGGCCATCATCCCTATCGACCCGAGACTCCGTCGCCGACGCCGACACGGGGCCAGCAAGCGGGGCCCGCTCCCCATTTGCCGACGTGGTCGGTCGAGTCCGGGAACGCCCTGGCGTAG